The following proteins are encoded in a genomic region of Dokdonia donghaensis DSW-1:
- a CDS encoding 3-oxoacyl-ACP synthase — translation MTHPEIKEELLKACKEHLTQRRDVVQQILDNVAISLREETKSTAGDKHETGRAMLHLERENAGKQLAAIEKLEQIFLRIKLDLSEGPVHLGSVVVTSQASYFISIPVGAIKVDGLTFYAIGIGSPIGQLLMGKREGDEVRFRESVIKITTIY, via the coding sequence ATGACCCATCCTGAAATAAAAGAAGAACTTCTCAAAGCTTGTAAAGAGCATCTTACGCAACGCAGAGATGTGGTGCAGCAAATTCTAGATAATGTAGCAATTTCATTAAGAGAGGAAACTAAGAGTACAGCTGGAGATAAACACGAGACCGGCAGAGCGATGTTACATTTAGAACGTGAGAACGCTGGCAAGCAACTGGCGGCGATAGAAAAACTAGAACAAATCTTTCTTAGAATAAAGCTTGATCTTTCAGAAGGTCCAGTGCACTTGGGTAGCGTTGTCGTCACCTCACAGGCATCCTATTTTATTTCTATTCCTGTAGGAGCTATAAAAGTAGATGGTCTCACTTTTTATGCAATAGGTATAGGCTCACCTATAGGTCAATTACTAATGGGTAAACGAGAAGGTGATGAAGTGCGCTTTCGCGAAAGCGTAATAAAGATCACTACAATCTACTAG
- a CDS encoding ABC transporter ATP-binding protein: MLILTDVLFSISERFNVGPIQLQIEKGTHAAIIGESGCGKTTLLQMIYGLYDLDQGSITFDNKKVTGPEENLIPGMPYIKYLSQDFDLMPYTSVTENIHKYLSRLEPETSQARTEELLEVVEMTPFASAHVKTLSGGQKQRVALAQTLAKEPELLLLDEPFSHIDNFRKNKLRRRLFAYLKKQNITCLVATHDSTDVLSYMDKTIVMRDGTIIAHEQTQRLYNNPPSYYVGSLFGDLNKLPKQWFFPDAQKDEQLLRYPHQLTISPEGIKVEITRSYFMGTHYLIEALCDGQSILFNSESNLVKGDTTYINLK; this comes from the coding sequence ATGCTTATACTTACAGATGTCTTATTTTCTATTTCTGAACGGTTTAATGTGGGACCTATACAACTTCAAATTGAAAAGGGTACACACGCAGCTATTATAGGCGAGAGTGGTTGCGGTAAAACCACGTTATTGCAAATGATTTACGGTCTTTATGATTTAGACCAAGGCTCTATAACTTTTGATAATAAAAAGGTAACTGGTCCTGAAGAAAATCTTATTCCCGGGATGCCATATATCAAATATCTTTCGCAAGATTTTGACCTAATGCCTTACACATCTGTCACAGAAAATATTCATAAATACTTAAGCAGACTAGAGCCAGAAACTAGCCAGGCCAGAACCGAAGAATTACTAGAAGTGGTAGAAATGACTCCCTTTGCATCTGCTCACGTAAAAACCCTCTCTGGCGGACAAAAACAACGGGTAGCGCTAGCACAAACACTAGCGAAAGAACCAGAACTCCTATTACTAGATGAGCCATTCTCCCACATTGATAACTTTAGAAAAAACAAGCTTCGCAGGCGTCTCTTTGCATACCTAAAAAAGCAAAACATCACCTGCCTCGTTGCTACACACGACAGCACAGATGTTTTATCATATATGGACAAGACTATTGTTATGCGAGATGGAACTATAATCGCTCACGAGCAAACTCAAAGGCTATATAACAACCCTCCTTCCTATTACGTAGGCTCCCTTTTTGGAGATCTTAATAAGCTACCTAAGCAATGGTTTTTTCCAGATGCACAAAAAGATGAGCAGCTACTGCGCTACCCACACCAGCTCACAATCTCTCCAGAGGGCATAAAGGTTGAGATTACCAGAAGTTATTTTATGGGAACCCATTATTTGATAGAGGCTTTGTGTGACGGGCAATCTATACTTTTTAATTCTGAAAGTAACCTTGTTAAAGGAGACACTACATACATTAATCTCAAGTAA
- a CDS encoding type I phosphomannose isomerase catalytic subunit → MNLYPLFFTPLFKYRLWGGTKLRTVLHKEFDGDHIGESWEVSGVTGSETIVSNGPLAGKTLNELIASYGADFLGEAVIDKFGSHFPLLIKFLDTEKPLSVQVHPGDAIAKARHDSYGKNEMWYIMDAEPDAEIIVGFENDTKPEDYTQAVSDGSIIDLLHKENVSKGDIIHIPAGRIHAIGAGIMLAEIQQTSDVTYRVYDYDRVDAKTGKKRDLHTEQATDVLDYNGCENYKTPYNAELNTSVPVIEDHYFTTAVLDLEGELLRDYSHQDSFTILMCVAGSTSFIYDDKTYNFKQGQTVILPAKVNTIQFISARATILEVTV, encoded by the coding sequence ATGAATTTATACCCCTTATTTTTTACTCCGCTTTTTAAGTATCGCCTTTGGGGTGGTACAAAATTACGTACAGTTCTTCACAAAGAATTTGATGGAGATCATATAGGTGAGTCTTGGGAGGTTTCTGGAGTTACCGGCAGTGAGACTATTGTCTCAAATGGACCACTTGCAGGTAAAACCCTCAATGAGTTGATAGCTAGTTATGGCGCAGACTTTCTAGGGGAAGCAGTGATTGATAAATTTGGAAGTCATTTTCCGCTACTCATAAAGTTTTTAGATACAGAAAAGCCACTTTCGGTGCAGGTACATCCTGGAGATGCGATAGCAAAAGCGCGTCACGACTCTTATGGTAAAAATGAAATGTGGTATATTATGGATGCAGAGCCAGATGCAGAGATTATAGTGGGCTTTGAGAATGATACAAAACCAGAAGATTACACTCAGGCAGTTAGTGATGGTTCTATAATCGATTTACTTCACAAGGAAAATGTTTCTAAAGGTGATATTATTCATATTCCTGCAGGACGAATACACGCAATAGGAGCTGGTATTATGCTAGCCGAAATACAGCAAACCTCAGATGTGACATACAGAGTGTATGATTATGATAGAGTAGATGCAAAGACTGGTAAAAAACGAGACCTACATACAGAGCAGGCTACAGATGTGTTAGATTATAATGGGTGTGAAAATTACAAGACCCCTTATAACGCTGAGCTTAATACTTCTGTTCCAGTTATAGAAGATCATTACTTTACGACAGCTGTGTTAGATTTAGAAGGTGAATTACTTAGAGATTATAGTCATCAAGATTCTTTTACCATACTAATGTGTGTGGCAGGAAGTACTTCATTTATATATGATGATAAGACTTATAATTTTAAGCAAGGTCAGACAGTTATACTTCCAGCTAAGGTCAATACGATACAATTTATAAGTGCCCGCGCTACTATTCTTGAAGTAACTGTATAG